A single region of the Novosphingobium sp. genome encodes:
- a CDS encoding SRPBCC domain-containing protein, which produces MGLNDSNAAGMTVERRSDRELVVTRRVNGPPALVFRTWAEPELFRRWWAPASFGLTIISYEADVRSGGTYRLVMGHASSDQPMAFFGKYIEVVPGARIVWTNDEGDEEGPVTTVTFEEKDGQTLVVVHDLYPSKEALDEAIASGSTSGWGEQLDQLEKLVLEPGISAPSS; this is translated from the coding sequence ATGGGCCTGAACGACAGCAATGCCGCCGGCATGACGGTGGAGCGTAGATCCGACCGCGAACTGGTGGTGACGCGCAGGGTGAATGGCCCGCCGGCTCTGGTGTTCCGGACATGGGCCGAGCCTGAGCTGTTTCGCCGGTGGTGGGCCCCGGCCTCTTTCGGTCTGACGATTATCTCCTATGAGGCCGATGTCCGCAGCGGGGGAACCTATCGGCTGGTCATGGGGCATGCATCCTCGGACCAGCCCATGGCTTTCTTCGGCAAATATATCGAGGTCGTGCCGGGCGCGCGGATCGTCTGGACCAACGACGAAGGTGATGAGGAAGGCCCGGTCACCACGGTGACCTTCGAAGAGAAGGACGGGCAGACGCTGGTCGTGGTGCACGACCTCTATCCCTCCAAGGAGGCGCTCGATGAGGCGATCGCCTCGGGCAGCACAAGCGGATGGGGCGAGCAGTTGGACCAGCTCGAAAAGCTGGTGCTGGAACCCGGCATCTCCGCGCCATCCTCGTGA
- a CDS encoding TonB-dependent receptor, which produces MHTRLISLTALAFAMLPAAAMATGTDAPANDTSDQGGIVVSGRLAHTAREEQKAAPNLINVQAAEAIAKYPDVNAAEALSRMPGVALSIDTGEGRFINIRGLDGNFNGSTMGGVVLLNTQPGGTYFNAAGRAVEFDTVPIGAVDRMSIIKTGLPDHDAEGIGGSVELTPRTAIGANRLFADVTLGGGVETFAGKGLYRDEVVVGGPIGGQDSKVSFVLSQFLYNDHRSFHDMEAGYVDAAGTPDKAFSALELRKYDYYRQRFGYSGEMDFVPSEGQRYYLRASMAGYNEHAYRNRMVINFDGNPTASGNTLTDTGSAQKTLRDYDETHRNIVVQLGADNHLGNAHLEYWGAYSRASYDKHYDYNSTYDNTNSYTIAYDNITNPNLPGYSVTQGTGLTNPANYTLSGIGNQSEHDVDQEWSGAGSLSLPIGLTPGDEIKVGAKLRFRDKVARPYTASATLTGTRSLSQDAVGGNVTDFYHAGYDIGPVINGPALRSLFAQSNSGLALNPGGYFDDTENIAAGFAQYQGTFGKLGVLAGLRFEHTHAVYRGIGSSTDANGNTTFAPLSTGRNYDNVFPTLQLRYQASPKLVARATYSTGIARPGFYQTQQSTSVDFGGLTVSTGNPNLLPTYSHNFDASLEYYLPDAGVISITGFDKELLDYVVTRTNRVNGYQGNAGIFLVSTYENARHAHARGFELNFVDKFTALPGLLSGFGIDANFTHVNSGVGLRSGEGNVTLPGTFGTSWNAALFYERGKTKVRLASQFESSVLFGVGSSRATDVFQDSRYTLDLNGSYDLTHRAQLYLNVKNLTNAPLRFYEGSPNRPIQREFYDVTIETGVKLKF; this is translated from the coding sequence ATGCATACCAGACTCATCTCCTTGACCGCCCTTGCCTTTGCCATGCTGCCCGCCGCGGCCATGGCAACAGGCACTGACGCACCTGCCAATGACACCTCGGATCAAGGCGGCATCGTCGTCTCGGGGCGACTGGCGCATACCGCGCGTGAAGAGCAAAAGGCCGCGCCCAATCTCATCAATGTGCAGGCAGCCGAAGCCATCGCCAAATATCCCGATGTCAACGCCGCCGAAGCGCTCAGCCGCATGCCCGGTGTTGCCTTGTCGATCGACACCGGCGAAGGCCGCTTCATCAACATCCGCGGCCTGGACGGTAATTTCAACGGCTCGACCATGGGCGGTGTCGTCCTGCTCAACACCCAGCCCGGTGGCACCTATTTCAACGCGGCAGGCCGCGCGGTGGAATTCGACACCGTGCCCATCGGCGCGGTCGACCGCATGTCCATCATCAAGACCGGCCTGCCCGATCACGACGCCGAGGGCATCGGCGGATCGGTGGAACTGACCCCGCGCACCGCCATCGGCGCCAACCGTCTCTTCGCCGACGTCACGCTGGGCGGCGGCGTGGAAACCTTTGCCGGCAAGGGGCTTTATCGCGACGAGGTAGTGGTCGGCGGACCGATCGGCGGGCAGGACTCGAAGGTGTCCTTCGTGCTCAGCCAGTTCCTCTACAATGATCATCGCAGCTTCCACGATATGGAAGCCGGCTATGTCGATGCCGCAGGTACACCCGACAAGGCTTTCTCCGCGCTGGAACTGCGCAAGTATGATTATTATCGCCAGCGCTTCGGCTATTCGGGCGAGATGGATTTCGTGCCCTCGGAAGGGCAGCGTTATTATCTGCGCGCCAGCATGGCCGGATACAATGAGCATGCCTATCGCAACCGCATGGTCATCAATTTCGACGGCAACCCCACTGCCAGCGGCAACACGCTGACCGACACGGGCTCGGCGCAGAAGACGCTGCGCGATTATGACGAAACCCATCGCAACATCGTGGTGCAGCTTGGCGCTGACAATCATCTTGGCAATGCGCATCTGGAGTATTGGGGAGCCTATTCGCGCGCCAGCTATGACAAGCATTACGACTACAATTCGACCTACGACAACACCAACAGCTACACCATCGCTTACGACAACATCACCAACCCCAATCTGCCGGGCTACAGCGTCACACAGGGCACCGGGCTGACCAACCCCGCCAATTACACGCTGAGCGGGATCGGCAATCAGTCCGAGCATGATGTCGATCAGGAATGGTCGGGCGCGGGCAGCCTGTCGCTGCCGATCGGCCTGACGCCGGGCGACGAGATCAAGGTCGGCGCCAAGCTGCGCTTCCGCGACAAGGTCGCCCGCCCCTATACGGCCAGCGCCACGCTGACCGGCACGCGTTCGCTCTCGCAGGATGCTGTGGGCGGCAATGTCACCGATTTCTACCATGCCGGTTATGACATCGGCCCGGTGATCAATGGCCCGGCGCTGCGTTCACTCTTCGCGCAGAGCAATTCGGGTCTGGCGCTCAATCCGGGCGGTTATTTCGACGATACCGAGAACATCGCCGCCGGTTTCGCACAATATCAGGGCACGTTTGGCAAGCTGGGCGTGCTGGCCGGGCTGCGCTTCGAACACACCCATGCCGTCTATCGCGGCATCGGCAGCAGCACCGATGCCAATGGCAACACCACCTTCGCCCCGCTCTCCACCGGGCGCAATTACGACAACGTCTTCCCGACGCTGCAGCTGCGCTATCAGGCCAGCCCGAAGCTGGTCGCCCGTGCCACCTATTCCACCGGCATCGCGCGGCCCGGCTTCTACCAGACGCAGCAGTCCACCAGCGTCGATTTCGGCGGACTGACGGTCAGCACCGGCAACCCCAATCTGCTGCCGACCTACAGCCATAATTTCGATGCCTCGCTGGAATATTACCTGCCCGATGCCGGGGTGATCTCGATCACCGGTTTCGACAAGGAACTGCTCGACTATGTCGTCACCCGCACCAACCGGGTGAACGGCTATCAGGGCAATGCGGGGATCTTCCTGGTCTCGACCTATGAGAACGCCCGCCACGCCCATGCGCGCGGTTTCGAGCTGAATTTCGTCGACAAATTCACCGCCCTGCCCGGCCTGCTCAGCGGCTTCGGCATCGATGCCAACTTCACCCATGTGAACAGCGGCGTCGGGCTGCGCTCAGGCGAGGGCAATGTCACCCTGCCCGGCACCTTCGGCACATCGTGGAACGCGGCATTGTTCTATGAGCGCGGCAAGACCAAGGTCCGCCTCGCCTCGCAGTTCGAAAGCAGCGTGTTGTTCGGTGTCGGCTCCAGCCGCGCCACCGATGTCTTTCAGGACAGCCGCTACACGCTGGATCTGAACGGCAGCTATGACCTGACGCATCGCGCCCAGCTTTATCTCAACGTCAAGAACCTGACCAACGCGCCCCTGCGCTTCTACGAGGGTTCGCCCAATCGCCCCATCCAGCGCGAGTTCTACGATGTCACCATCGAGACCGGCGTGAAGCTGAAATTCTGA
- a CDS encoding YncE family protein produces the protein MPSSFRSLLAATSALLSVLAAPAAMAAPAAPAFKPLPAIQAPDDLWDFAQWDGEHHRLLVAHGKDVLVIDPATRHVRAIGQIQYAHAVVPLPGRDRILVTSKFDDSVRILDGASGAEVNRIAVAKDPDATVLSADGHKAYVMAAKAGAISVVDLDSMKETGRIPLKTGLEVAVLASPTLLAVNTEDFNEIELADLATNKPAGTIPLPGCEGPTGLAMGDGGLALSACANGKAALVDIAHRKVVRMLPIGMGPDTVIWDAAHHRFLVPCGESGSLSIIAMDKAGAHVQPAVATGPNARTAAFDPATGRIYLPSARLNPGVKGKPKTVVTGSFRILALSPR, from the coding sequence ATGCCTTCTTCCTTCCGTTCCCTGCTGGCCGCCACCAGCGCGCTGCTGAGCGTGCTGGCCGCGCCTGCCGCGATGGCCGCGCCCGCCGCTCCGGCCTTTAAGCCCCTGCCCGCCATTCAGGCTCCGGACGATCTCTGGGATTTCGCCCAATGGGATGGTGAACATCACCGTCTGCTGGTCGCCCATGGCAAGGATGTGCTGGTGATCGATCCGGCCACCCGCCATGTGCGCGCCATCGGCCAGATCCAGTATGCCCACGCCGTGGTGCCGCTGCCTGGACGTGACCGCATTCTGGTGACCAGCAAATTCGACGACAGCGTGCGCATTCTCGATGGCGCCAGCGGCGCCGAAGTGAACCGCATCGCCGTCGCCAAGGACCCTGACGCCACGGTGCTGAGCGCCGATGGCCACAAGGCCTATGTCATGGCCGCCAAGGCCGGGGCGATCTCGGTGGTCGATCTCGACAGCATGAAGGAAACCGGGCGCATTCCGCTCAAGACCGGGCTTGAAGTGGCGGTGCTGGCCAGCCCCACGCTGCTGGCGGTGAACACCGAGGATTTCAACGAGATCGAACTGGCCGATCTGGCCACCAACAAGCCGGCCGGCACCATCCCGCTGCCCGGCTGCGAAGGCCCCACCGGCCTTGCGATGGGCGATGGCGGGCTGGCGCTGAGCGCCTGTGCCAATGGCAAGGCCGCGCTGGTCGACATCGCCCATCGCAAGGTGGTGCGTATGCTGCCGATCGGCATGGGGCCCGACACCGTGATCTGGGACGCGGCGCATCATCGCTTCCTGGTGCCTTGCGGCGAGAGCGGCTCGCTCTCGATTATCGCCATGGACAAGGCCGGCGCTCATGTGCAGCCCGCCGTGGCCACCGGGCCCAATGCCCGTACCGCTGCGTTCGATCCGGCGACGGGGCGGATTTATCTGCCCTCGGCCCGGTTGAATCCTGGGGTCAAGGGCAAGCCCAAGACGGTTGTGACCGGCAGTTTCCGGATTCTCGCACTATCCCCGCGCTGA
- a CDS encoding aminotransferase class V-fold PLP-dependent enzyme → MTDPQNRDTFAGPSARNLFHRPEGGPYLLAHSVGCLPLAARDSAEQAFFAPWESAGGDAWPQWLGAIDAFRSALVDLLGGEANQWCPQPGVSAAISRIISGLPCRPERNVILISQQAFPSVVYAVEGLSRLGFRMELVTGDPSDLASWRRIGDPDIAVVVMMHVHSNTGILSPVAELTAMAKAHGVFSIVDIAQSAGVLPISVEAWDADAVVGTSVKWLSGGPGACFAWISPEVIERIMPVERGWFSHANPFEMDIRHFAFAPDARRLWGGTPSVAPFVIATAGLRTIAGIGVPAIRAHNLALSGRLLAEMDGKLADPGALAQRGGTLCLTLDEHHEAALKAGGVRFDRRGTRLRLSFGIWNDEADVDRVADCLLSATRG, encoded by the coding sequence ATGACCGATCCACAAAACCGCGACACGTTTGCCGGGCCATCCGCGCGGAACCTGTTTCACCGGCCGGAAGGCGGGCCCTATCTTCTTGCCCACAGCGTTGGATGCCTCCCTCTTGCCGCCCGCGACAGCGCCGAACAGGCGTTCTTTGCGCCCTGGGAAAGCGCTGGAGGCGATGCATGGCCGCAATGGCTTGGCGCGATCGATGCTTTCCGATCCGCGCTGGTCGATCTGTTGGGCGGCGAGGCGAACCAATGGTGCCCTCAACCCGGCGTTTCCGCCGCTATCTCGCGGATCATCAGCGGTCTGCCCTGCCGCCCGGAGCGCAATGTCATCCTGATCTCACAGCAGGCGTTTCCCTCCGTGGTCTACGCGGTGGAGGGGCTTTCGCGCCTCGGCTTCCGCATGGAGCTGGTGACAGGCGACCCTTCTGACCTTGCCAGTTGGCGGCGCATCGGTGATCCCGACATCGCCGTCGTGGTGATGATGCATGTCCACTCGAACACCGGCATCCTCAGTCCGGTGGCGGAGCTGACGGCGATGGCGAAGGCCCATGGCGTCTTCTCGATTGTCGATATCGCCCAGTCGGCGGGTGTCCTGCCGATCAGCGTCGAGGCATGGGATGCCGATGCGGTCGTTGGCACCTCGGTGAAATGGCTGAGCGGCGGCCCCGGCGCCTGCTTCGCGTGGATCTCGCCTGAGGTGATCGAACGCATCATGCCGGTCGAGCGCGGATGGTTTTCGCACGCAAACCCCTTTGAGATGGATATCCGCCATTTCGCCTTCGCGCCCGATGCAAGGCGGCTCTGGGGTGGGACGCCCTCCGTGGCGCCCTTTGTGATCGCGACGGCGGGATTGCGGACGATCGCCGGGATCGGCGTCCCGGCCATTCGCGCCCATAATCTCGCTCTTTCCGGCAGGCTGTTGGCGGAGATGGACGGCAAACTCGCCGATCCCGGCGCCTTGGCCCAACGCGGCGGCACGCTGTGCCTTACCCTCGACGAGCATCATGAGGCTGCGTTGAAAGCGGGCGGTGTCCGTTTCGACCGGCGGGGCACGCGCCTGCGCCTGTCCTTCGGCATCTGGAATGACGAGGCGGATGTCGATCGGGTGGCCGATTGCCTGCTTTCGGCGACGCGCGGTTGA
- a CDS encoding Lrp/AsnC family transcriptional regulator has protein sequence MDRFDRAILAELEQDSRQSFGAVAEKVGLSKTPCWNRVQSLEQQGVITGYPAAIDPYAIGLKLSAFVEVSVEFAQHPAFEAAIMDHPAVLTCYTTAGDGDYLLHVVTSDVEALDGLLRGNLSRLPGVQRFSTTICMKTIKRGAPLMAAARLGEP, from the coding sequence ATGGACAGGTTCGATCGCGCCATTCTGGCCGAGCTGGAACAGGATTCCCGGCAGAGTTTCGGGGCCGTCGCCGAAAAGGTCGGGCTGTCGAAAACGCCGTGCTGGAACCGGGTGCAATCTCTTGAACAGCAGGGCGTTATTACGGGCTATCCTGCTGCGATCGATCCCTATGCCATTGGCCTCAAGCTCAGCGCCTTTGTCGAGGTTTCGGTCGAGTTCGCCCAGCATCCCGCTTTCGAAGCCGCCATCATGGACCATCCCGCCGTCCTCACCTGCTACACGACGGCGGGCGACGGTGATTATCTGCTGCATGTCGTCACCAGCGACGTCGAAGCGCTGGACGGTTTGCTGCGCGGCAATCTCAGCCGCCTGCCCGGCGTGCAGCGCTTTTCCACGACAATCTGCATGAAAACGATCAAACGGGGGGCACCGCTGATGGCTGCGGCAAGGTTGGGGGAGCCATAG
- a CDS encoding monodechloroaminopyrrolnitrin synthase PrnB family protein: MTQNAEAFDRWIRTDFVAMNTELEEFYFAREDRSAVEGIGDGIKQHLCEEGRLLIAPLLAEGRTTDGFGSAFHLLGNVGLYLGALRRHELTNPDREEQSPHKEASALALHVGAAAGMAPRFATAHLATHNLAVNGVRKSFTALPDEFLFIDENTRGILSFQGAADALRRLVAIGVSSPVADVLFEQAGVALEAVIRFNQRLFETLDIDRFFYSVRPYYKPYRVGRNVYRGANAGDFPGINEIDLLLGLCRASDPYYSQLLLEKMPFMMPGDQAQLRDCMATPSMLDAFLLAAVSYADQPWFQTNARAFLRLCDTFGRTARQHHDMLVDRFITRPAAQVNTRALGSLTASGPPLEVLLRSLERLRDYRCAAPRDDIPTRHRDIERLRALVDIR, translated from the coding sequence ATGACACAGAACGCAGAAGCCTTTGATCGCTGGATCCGCACGGATTTCGTCGCGATGAACACCGAGCTGGAGGAATTCTATTTCGCCCGCGAGGACCGCTCCGCGGTCGAGGGGATCGGCGACGGCATCAAGCAGCATTTGTGCGAGGAGGGGCGTCTGCTGATCGCGCCGCTGCTGGCGGAGGGGCGGACCACCGATGGCTTTGGCTCGGCGTTCCATCTGCTCGGCAATGTCGGTCTCTATCTGGGGGCGCTGCGCCGCCATGAACTGACCAACCCCGATCGCGAAGAGCAGTCTCCCCACAAGGAGGCCTCCGCGCTCGCGCTCCATGTTGGCGCGGCGGCAGGCATGGCCCCGCGCTTTGCGACCGCCCATCTGGCCACGCATAATCTGGCCGTGAACGGGGTGCGCAAGAGCTTTACGGCGCTGCCTGACGAGTTCCTGTTTATCGACGAGAACACGCGCGGCATTCTGAGTTTCCAGGGCGCGGCGGACGCCTTGCGGCGACTGGTCGCCATCGGTGTGAGCAGTCCGGTCGCGGATGTGCTCTTCGAACAGGCCGGTGTCGCGCTGGAGGCGGTCATTCGCTTCAACCAGCGTCTGTTCGAGACACTGGATATCGATCGGTTCTTTTACAGCGTGCGCCCCTATTACAAGCCCTACAGGGTCGGCCGGAACGTCTATCGCGGCGCCAATGCCGGGGACTTCCCCGGCATCAACGAGATCGACCTGCTGCTTGGCCTCTGCCGGGCCAGCGATCCCTATTATTCGCAACTGCTGCTTGAGAAGATGCCCTTCATGATGCCGGGCGATCAGGCACAGTTGCGGGATTGCATGGCGACGCCCAGCATGCTCGACGCCTTCCTGCTCGCAGCCGTCAGCTATGCGGATCAGCCCTGGTTCCAGACCAACGCAAGGGCGTTCCTCAGGCTTTGCGATACGTTCGGGCGGACGGCGCGACAGCATCACGATATGCTGGTGGACCGCTTCATCACCCGCCCCGCCGCGCAGGTGAACACACGCGCCCTGGGCAGCCTTACCGCGAGCGGACCGCCGCTCGAGGTCCTGCTGCGCAGCCTGGAGCGGTTGCGGGACTATCGCTGCGCGGCACCGCGTGACGACATTCCCACCCGTCACCGGGATATCGAGCGCCTGCGCGCGCTTGTCGACATCAGGTGA
- a CDS encoding carboxymuconolactone decarboxylase family protein has translation MIDWNTYRQQIVAGVGGVAKLSPDTVKGYAQLSQAGARTGTLDAKTRELIALAVAITLRCDGCIAVHTAEANKLGASKEELAEALGVAISVNAGAALVYSVRTMDAFDAAAQA, from the coding sequence ATGATCGACTGGAACACCTATCGTCAGCAAATCGTCGCCGGTGTCGGCGGGGTCGCCAAGCTCAGCCCGGACACGGTCAAGGGCTATGCGCAGCTCAGCCAGGCCGGCGCCAGGACCGGAACTCTCGATGCCAAGACCCGCGAACTGATCGCACTGGCCGTGGCGATCACGCTGCGTTGCGACGGCTGTATCGCGGTCCACACCGCCGAGGCGAACAAGCTGGGGGCCAGCAAGGAAGAACTCGCCGAGGCGCTGGGCGTGGCGATCAGCGTCAACGCCGGGGCGGCATTGGTCTATTCCGTGCGCACCATGGATGCCTTCGACGCAGCCGCTCAGGCCTGA
- a CDS encoding DUF302 domain-containing protein → MTQSIRMAHVSFTAADRASQPFQRSLLVSGTVDDAVAHLRNAIEAEGVWVLHEINPQMLLARGGYAIDAARQILFFHPDLMARLLTADSAALIEAPLKFALTQAGEGQVMIRWSDTAAAFARYGNEDLAQLGRDLAALTDRILADLPVV, encoded by the coding sequence ATGACCCAATCCATACGCATGGCACATGTTTCCTTCACGGCCGCCGATCGCGCTTCACAGCCGTTCCAGCGCTCCCTGCTGGTGAGCGGCACGGTGGATGATGCCGTTGCTCACCTGCGCAATGCCATCGAGGCGGAGGGTGTCTGGGTGCTTCACGAAATCAATCCGCAGATGCTGCTCGCCCGTGGGGGCTATGCGATTGATGCGGCGCGTCAAATCCTCTTCTTTCATCCTGACCTGATGGCTCGGTTGCTGACGGCGGATTCAGCCGCGCTGATCGAGGCCCCGCTGAAATTCGCCCTGACCCAGGCCGGAGAGGGGCAGGTCATGATCCGCTGGTCCGACACCGCCGCCGCTTTCGCGCGCTATGGCAATGAGGATCTGGCGCAACTGGGGCGTGATCTGGCGGCCCTGACCGATCGTATCCTCGCGGATCTGCCGGTGGTGTGA
- a CDS encoding metalloregulator ArsR/SmtB family transcription factor encodes MRIAGYHIILNHMVQCSAPHLDASFAALSDATRRSILERLGQADASISVLAESFHMTLTGMKKHVSVLEQAGLVATEKVGRVRMCRLGGRGLEAEAAWMQRHKALWDARFAALDQVIEDLQREER; translated from the coding sequence TTGCGAATCGCGGGCTATCACATCATACTGAACCACATGGTTCAGTGTTCTGCCCCGCATCTCGATGCTTCCTTCGCGGCGCTTTCGGACGCTACGCGGCGCAGCATCCTTGAGCGGCTGGGGCAGGCCGATGCGTCGATCTCCGTGCTTGCGGAAAGCTTTCACATGACGCTGACGGGCATGAAAAAGCATGTCAGCGTTCTCGAACAGGCGGGGCTTGTCGCGACCGAGAAGGTCGGGCGGGTCCGTATGTGCAGGCTGGGCGGCCGAGGGCTGGAGGCGGAAGCGGCATGGATGCAGCGGCACAAGGCGCTGTGGGATGCGCGCTTTGCCGCGCTGGATCAGGTGATCGAGGACTTGCAACGAGAGGAGAGATAA